Genomic DNA from Carnobacterium divergens DSM 20623:
AGTAACTTTGTACTTATGATTGATGGGTAATTCAACTGTATTGCCAACTCTTCCATCTGTAACCGTTAAGCGATTGCCTTTAAATTCGACTTTACTTGACCACATATCAACTAAATGATACTTCGCTAAATTTGGAGTAGATGTCTCAAAGTTGAAGTCCTCCACAATTGCCGCTGCTTTTGTTGCTTGATTGTTAACGAATAACCCTCCAACGCTTAAAATAGCCATAAAAAGTACACTTAGTAATAGATTTTTTTTCACTTATATCATCCTCTCTCCTTTTGATAATATAACTATATATTATATTTTAAAAAAATAAAAAGATTTATTTACAACTTGCAACGCAATCCATTTTTTTTAGAACTAATCTGACTTTTTTTACTACAAATTGGAATTTAAACCAAAAAAATAAGAAAAAATCAATTCATTGATTTTTTCTTATAAATGATCTTTAAAGTAATCGCTGTCTAGAAAAACAAAAATTTTATGATGATACTCGATTTTTTTTTCTTCTTTCAGCTTCTTCATAGTATGACCCACAGTCTCTCTCGTCGTACCGCTTAAACTGGCCAATTCTTTTAACGTAATCGGATAGGGAATCTCAATCAATTCTGGCGTAATTGGCTCTCCAAGTTTATCCATTAAAATCCCGATTGTTTGAATCACACGGTCCGTCGCACTAGATGTCACACAGTTTTGCAGGCGAACTTCGTGATTTAATAATAATTTAGACAATCTTGTACAAATATAAATCATTTGCTCTTTGTTTTGTAAAACAACTTTCTCAAATACTTGCATCGGAATGTAATACAAGTCGATATCGGTAACAGCATATGCAGAATAATGATACTCCTTATCGGTAAACATGCCACCATAGGGAAATAGCCGTTCTGTTTTAACATAGTCAAAATAGCTGAATGTAGCACTAGCGTCATATCTTTCTAAGCGAACCAATCCTTTTTTCAGAAAATAGATCCGCTCTCTTTGGTCGCCCTCATCAAACAAAATTTGTCCTTTTTTATAATGTCGCATATAGAGATTGCTTTGTAATTCTTCAAATTCTAAATCAGAAAAACCAGCAAATACTTCTGTGTTACGAAGTTCATGAACTTGATTGATATAATTCTCGATTTTCTCCACGATTCTCAACTCCCAAAGGTAAAAAATTTTTTGAACTTTTCACTGACTCTTAAGAAGGTATTTAAGAAAAATGGGAGAAACCAAACCGGTTCACGCATCTTCCCTAAAAATGTATAAACACATTAATCTGTCGAATCCTCCTCTGTAGCAATAAAGGAAAATCCGACAGAAATTCTTTGATTTAATAAGATTTAAAGAAGTGAACCAACCTTACAAACACATTATACATAATGAATGTATAAAAGAGAAATGATACCCTTTTTCTCTCATTTAACTTTCACTATTTTGCAACAACTATCGTTCCCGCGTCTCCTTCTAAAACAGCCCCAATATTTTCTAAAGAAGTAATAATAGCCTTCCCTTGAGGATAATTTTCAACAAAGCTGATGGCTGCTTCTACTTTTGGCAACATGCTACCTGGTGCAAATTGATTGTCCGCAATGTACTCTTTTAATTCTGTCACCGTTACTTCTTCTAATTTTTTTTGATCCGGTTGATTGTAGTTCACATAAACATTGTCAACACCTGTTAATATAATTAACAAATCTGCTTTAACCAGTTCAGCTAGTTTTTGAGAAGCAAAATCTTTATCAATAACCGCTTCTACTCCAACAAGTTCAGCCTCTTTTTCAATAACTGGAATACCTCCTCCACCTACTGAAATCGTTAAAACTCCACTTTCGACAAGATGATTGACAACACGATATTCTTTAATGCTGATTGGTTTTGGTGAAGCGACAACTTTACGCCAGCCTCGTCCTGCATCTTCTTTAAAAGTTGCACCGCTTGCTTGCATTTCAACTTTTGCTTCTTCTTCTGTTAAAAATGGACCAATCGGTTTTGTTGGGTTTGCAAAGGCAGGATCTTTTTCATCAACAATGACTTGAGTTACTAAGGCCACGACATCTTTATCAATATGTCGTTTTAGTAATGCACTATTTAACGCGTTTTGCATCCAATAACCAATACTTCCTTCTGTCATAGCTACACATGTATCTAGAGGCATTGCTGGATTTTTTTCACTATTCGCAGCAGCTTGTTGCAATAAGAGATTCCCAACTTGAGGACCATTTCCATGAGAGACAATTAAATCGTCTCCTTTTTCAATAAACTGTACTAAATATTCTGCTGTTTGGTGTAAGGCTTCTTGTTGCGCTTTAGCACTAGCATCTGTAGAAAGAATCGCATTTCCTCCAAGAGCTACTACAACTTTACGTTTTGTCATTCTAATTCATCCTCTCAGTATAAATTTTATAAGTTCGTTACATCGATGGCACCTGTTGCAATTTGGTAAATACAGAATAGGAAAAGGAGGACAATCACGCCTGCACAAATCCATTCTCCTTTTGTAAATATTTTTTCTTTGTTTTCTTTTTGGACCCATGCGTAGATAAAGATACCAGGAGCAAATAAAAGCATGGTAAGCAAGAAGAAGTCAATTCCACCCGCATATACTAACCAGACGCCATAAATACTTGCTAAAATCCCTATGGTAATATTTTGTGTTCTTCTTGGTGTCCCTATTTTTTCTTGAAGAGAATATTTCAATTGATAAAATCCAGTAAATACATAAGGAATCAAGATCGCAGAGGATGCTAATGAAAAAGCAAATTTATACGCTGCCGAGCTGATTAAAAATGTAAATAAGAAAATTTGGATGAGTACATTTGTGAAAATTAATGAATTGATCGGTGCGCCATTTTTATTTTCTTTTGCAAATAATTTAGGGAAGCTGCCTTGTTTTGCTGCTTGGAATGGCAACTCTGCTGCAAACATGGTCCATGCAAGCCATGCTCCTAGAACAGATACAATAACCCCTACATTGATTAACACAGCACCCCATTTACCTACCACACTTTCTAATAGATAAGCCATTGCTGGTTGTTTTAATTCTGCTAATTCAGGACGTGTCATAACGGCTAAAGATAAAACGGTTGTTAATAAATAGATTGCAATAACTGTGATTAAGCCTAGAATCGTTGCTTTCCCAATATCAGATTTCTTTTTCGCACGCCCAGAGAAAACCACTGCACCTTCGATCCCTGTAAATACCCAAACCGTCACAAGCATCGTTCCTCGAACTTGTCCCATCACACTGCCTAATTCAAAATGACCTGAGACTGTTCCCCAGAAATCTGTTGTGAAAACGTCTAATTTAAATGCAATAATCATTGTAACAAAGAAGATTGCAAGTGGAATCATTTTAGCAATTGTTACAACGGTATTAATAATTGAAGCTGTTTCGACACCTTTTAAAATCAAAGCATGAACCAACCACAACATAACGGATGCACCGATTACAGATGCTAAATTTTGACCATCGCCAAAAATAGAGAAAAAATACCCTACTGCGCTAAATAAAAGTGTTCCATACGCTACGTTTCCAAGCCAAGCTGCTAGCCAATAGCCCCATGCAGCATTAAAGCCCATGTATTTACCAAAACCTTCACGAGCGTAACTATAAATCCCTGCATCTAAATCAGGACGTTTAGCAGTTAAGTTTTGGAAAGAAAAAGCTAACATTGCCATTCCAAATCCAGCAACTAACCACCCAATAATAATGCCGCCTAACGATGCTTCTTTTGCCATGTCCGTCATTAAATTAAAGACGCCACCGCCAACGATTGAGCCGACAACGAGAGCGACTAAGGGAATAAGACCTAATTTTTTTTCTTGTGTTTGTTGCTCTTCCATCATATTTTCCTCCTTAAATAAATCCACTACACTACTTTTTTATACTTGAAAAGAAGAAAAGCACGAGGACTACAAAACATCCTCATGCTTTTTTCTTCAGTATTTTAAAACACTGATGATTAAACTCGAGGGATAAATAAATTTCCAAGAGTTGCTGCCATTATTGCTTTGATTGAATGCATACGGTTTTCAGCTTGTTCAAATTGACGACCATATTTGCTACGGAATACTTCATCTGTTATTTCCATTGCTGTAATGCCAAATTTTTCTTTAACATCTTGACCGTATTCTGTTTCTGCATCATGGAAAGCTGGTAAACAATGTAAAATAATTAAGTCTTCATTACCTGTTTTCTTCACCATATCCATATTGATTTGGTAAGGAGTTAATAATTCAATACGTTCTGCAAATTTATCCTCTTCGCCCATTGAAACCCAAACGTCTGTGTACAAGACATCTGCACCTTTAACTGTTTCAGCAACATCGTCAGAGATCACTAATTTTGCACCAGACTCTTTAGCAAAGCCTTCCGCCATATCGACGATTTTTTGGTCTGTGAAAAGTGATTTAGGTGTACAAATACGAACATTTACCCCAAGAATTGCCCCTGTTACTAATAAGCTATTCGCCATATTGTTACGTCCATCACCTACATAAACTAAATTCACACCTTCAAGACGGCCTAAATTTTCTTTTACTGTTAAGAAATCGGCAATCATTTGTGTTGGATGCCATTCATCTGTTAAACCATTCCAAACAGGAACACCTGAAAACTCTGCTAAGCCTTCGACAACTTTTTGACTAAAGCCACGGAATTCAATTCCATCAAACATGCTGCCTAATACTTTTGCGGTATCTTCAACAGATTCTTTTTTACCTAACTGAATATCATTTTTACCTAAATATTCAGGATGTGCTCCTAAGTCGATAGAAGCTGTTGTAAATGCTGAACGTGTACGAGTAGAGGTTTTTTCAAATAGCAACGCAATGTTTTTTCCTTCTAAATAGTGATGAGGAATGCCACGTTTTTTCAAATCTTTTAAATGTGCGGAAAAATCAACTAAATATTCTAATTCTGCACGGGTAAAATCTTTTTCTGCTAATAAACTACGTCCTTGAAATACTTGTTCTGTCATTTTATTTTCCTCCTAATAAATAGATACTAATTATTTTGGTAAATCTTCACGAACTAAAGGCATACTCATACAACGAGGACCCCCACGACCACGAACTAACTCGCTTCCTGGAATAACGTGTAGTTTAATTCCTGCTTCTTCTAGTTTTTTGTTCGTCACAGTATTACGATCATAAACGACTACTTCACCTGGAGCGATTGCTAAAGTGTTAGAGCCATCATTCCATTGTTCACGAGCTGCTGCAGTAATATTGCCACCACCACAACGAATCAAGGTTACTTTTTCTACATTCAAATTGTTTGCTAAAATTTCTTCTAAAGCACCTTTTTCAGCTGTAATAGTCAATTTCCCATTATCGCCTTCAGTAATAGAGTAGACGGTTAAGTCTCCTTCAATTTCTGGGTGGATGGAGAATTTATCATAATCGACCATTGTAAAAACAGTATCCAAATGCATAAATTTACGATTATTCGCAATTGAAAAGGCTAAGACTTTTTTAAAGCCTAATTTTTTAGCAAAGATATTTTTTGCTAATTTTTCAATTGAAGCAGCGTCGGTTCTTTGAGATATCCCAACAGCCATCACATCTTTTGAAAGAACTAATTCATCTCCGCCTTCAATACGAGTTGTTTCACTGCGGTCATACGTCATTGGTACATCTGCATCTTTAAATCTTGGATGATACATAAAAATGTATTTCCCATAAAGTGTTTCACGATTTCTAGTTACTGAGTACATATGATTTAATGAAACACCATTTCCCATAGTTGCAAATGGGTCCCGCGTAAAGTAAAGATTTGGCATTGGATCGATTGCAAATGGGTAATCTGAATCTACCATGTCTGATAAGTTTTTAGCGCCTAATTCAGGAAGTTCTGCTTTTTGAACACCTGCCATTGTTTTTTCAATTAATTCTTTGTTGTCTTTAATAGATAATAATAGTTGACGTAATTGTTCTTTTCTTCTTGATCCTTTAATAGAAGCTTCATTTAAATATTCATCAACAAATTGTTCCCGTAACTCTTGACTAGTTAAAGATTCTGCTGCTAAGTCTTCCAAGTAAACGACTTCAACATCGTTGTCTCTTAGGACTTGTGCAAAATTATCATGTTCGATTTGTGCTTGCTCTAGATAAGGGATATCATCGAACAATAATCTTTCTAAATAATCAGGTACTAAATTTTCTAATTCTTTTCCCGGTCTGTGAAGCATAACTGTCTTCAGTTTACCAATTTCAGAAAACACATGAATGGGGTGAGTCATTTCCATTACCTCCTAATAATTTATCCTTGCTACACCCTTAATATACCCCTTTATTTTCTAGTCTATTTGATGGTTTTGGCATACCAAATGAGAAGGATTTCTCATTTTATCAGGCAAATCTATATTTATTCTTTAAATCGTATACCAATTTGAAAACGATTACTTTATACTGTATATTTTAGATTTTATACATTTTTTATTAGAGAGTTTTTTCCACATTTTTTTTAAATTTATTAAAATCCCATTAAAAACTAAGTAATTCCAGCTTTTATTTAAGTAGAATCTATCTTATTGCTTCTTTTCTTTAAAATAAACGATAAAATTCTAATTAAATTTCTAGTTCTTTTATCGAAAATCCAGCACTAAAATCTTAACGTTCGGAATGTAAGGGTTTCATTCGTAAAAAAAGCTTTTTTTTTAAGAAAACCATTAAATAGTCTTGCATTTAGCCTTCAAAGCGAATATCATTAAACATGTAATTATTAAATATTCGTTTTTAGGAGGATTTTCTTCATGTCTAAATTCTTTCGTTTGGAAGAACACGGTACTACGATTCAAACAGAAATTATCGCTGGGTTAACAACTTTTTTAACAATGGCCTATATCATTGTGGTGAATCCAGTTATTTTAAGTTCGGCAGGTGTCCCATTTAATCAAGTCTTTATGGCAACTATCCTTTCCGCTATTGTCGGTACAGGTTGGATGGCCTTATGCGCAAATTATCCTATTGCAATTGCTCCAGGATTAGGAATGAATGCTTACTTTGTAACGGTTGTTGCTAGTGGGGTTGATTACCGTGTTGCTTTTTCATCAGTCTTCTTGGCTGGTATTATTTTCTTACTATTATCCTTTACTTCTTTAAGAGAAAAACTGATTATCGCTATTCCAGAAACGTTAAAATCAGCAATTACAGCTGGTATTGGGTTGTTTATTGCTTTTGTAGGTTTACGTTTATCTGGCGTGATTGTTGGAGATGAGAGTAATCTTGTTAAACTAGGTGATCTACAAAGTATCGGAGTTATCTTAACGTTAATTGGTATTTTACTAAGTGTTGTTTTAATGATTTTAAATGTAAAAGGTTCTTTATTTATCAGTATGATTGTGATTGCAATTATCAGTTTCTTCACTGGTCAAATTCATTTTGACGGATTTATGGCTTTACCAAATTTTGGTCATCAATTAATGATTACAGATCCAATCACACCATTTAAAAATGTCATTGCAAATGGGCTATATGGAGCGGTTTTATCTTTCTTATTGATTACCATTTTTGATACAACCGGTACTATGATTGGTGTTACAAAAAAAGCTGGTTTAATGAAAGACGGCAATTTAGAAAATGCGAAACAAGCCTTACTTGCGGATGCAATTGGTACAACTGTTGGTTCTATTTTTGGAACAAGCCCAACAAGTGCTTATATTGAATCAGGTACTGGAGTTGCTGCAGGTGGACGTACAGGTTTAACAGCTTTAACAGTTGCTGCTATGTTTGCTATCTCAAGTTTCTTCTTTCCTGTTGTTAGTGCGATTTCAAGTGTTTCTGCAATTACATCTCCAGCATTAGTGATTGTTGGTTCAATGATGATGGCAAGTGCTGCTGAAATTGACTGGGAAGATTTATCTGAAGCCTTTCCTGCATTTATTGTGATCTTAACAATGCCGTTAACAAACAGTATTGCAACTGGGTTGGCTTTAGGATTTATCACGTATCCAATTACGAAAGCAATTAAAGGGGAAGCTAAATCTGTTCATCCTTTAGTTTATGCCTTTGCTGTTTTATTCTTCATTCAACTGTTCTTTTTAGGAGGACATTAAAAACAAAAAACACGATGTCTCTTTTGAATAAAAGAGGCATCGTGTTTTTTAATGCTGAATAAAATAAGCGATTAGGCAGAAGAGATAGATATGTGCTGGATAAAAATAATAGAAAAAGTTTCTCATTCCTCTTCCCTTTTCACCATTGTATAGAATGATCGGAACAGCAGCTAAACACATCATCCATTGATAATTTTCTGTAAAAGGATTTCCAGTTCCCGCAAAAAAACTAATGCCCGCTATCACTACTAAAGAAATAAGTTGCCCACTTTTTTTACCATGAAATAGATAAAATAAAACGGCTAGTAAAATAAACAAAGGACCTCCTTCAGATAGAATCGGTAAAGGAACAAGGGTTGTCAAAATTTGAAACAGTACTAAACTAGAATTCGAATTAAGGCCATTCATTAATAATATCGCTCCAAAACTTAATAAAATTGGAACTAAACCTAAAATAAAACCACCTAGTACCTTAACAGGTTTTTTTAATTTCCAATTTTTTCGAATCCCTTCAATAATCCACATATAAAGAACTCCTAAAAATAAAGTTCCAAATATATTATTAATCAACACTTCATTCTCGTTCATAAAGAATCTATTTGCAATTATATTTCCAATTCCCATAAACCAAAAACCATATAATAACCGTAATAAATATTTTTTTCGATTACTTGTATAAATAAATCCTTCTGAACTTGTAAATAAAAAAATTGGGGCTACTAATCGACCCATCCAATGAAACCAAACAGGTGCTCCTAAAAATCCAAAAAACTGTCCTAAATGATCAAAAACCATTAATATAATTCCTAGTAATTTAAGCTGAAAGCTTGTGATCCCTTTTGCTACTTTCTCCATAATAATCCTCACCTCTCCTTTTATCTCTTTTCTACTATAAAGAAGATAAATTGAATTTTAGTGGGATTGACCTTACAAGTAGGCTATTTAGCTTACAATTTTGTAATAAAAAAGGTTATTGCATAAACAACTCTGCAATAACCTTTTCATTAATCCAATTTATCTATCTCACCATAATGATGTGTTAATTCCATATTTTGAAACTCTTGTTGGCGTAGCGCTTCATATATTAAAATAGCTGCTGTATTTGATAAATTCAGAGAGCGAACATGTTCGTCATTCATCGGAATACGCAAACAATCTTCTTCATGCTCACGCATAAATTCTTCTGGTAAGCCAGTTGTTTCTTTTCCAAAGATAAAATAATGATCTTCCTTTGTATCTTTAAGATCAACATCGCTATATACTTCATGACCAAATTTAGTAATTAAGTGCAACTTTCCTTTATTTGCTACCTCTAAAAAAGCAGCTAAATTTTTATGATACTGAATTGCAACATCATTCCAATAATCTAATCCAGCACGTTTTAAATGCTTATCATCTGTCGAAAATCCCAATGGTTCAATTAAGTGTAACGTTGTATTTGTTGCTGCGCAAGTTCTTGCAATATTTCCAGTATTAGCTGGTATTTGTGGTTCATATAATACAATATGGTTTGGCATAATAAAAAATCCTCCTAAAGTAAACAGTTAATCTGCTATTGTTAATCGTTCAATTGCTTTTTTTAATTCTAATTTTGCTTCTTCGTCAGTTTCCTTTTCAAAAGCATCTTTCATAAAAGTAATCAATTCCTCAGTTTTTATTCCAATTTCTCCAATTGCCCAAGCGGCAGTACCTCGAATAACAGGTCTTGGATCTTCTGCGACACATTTTAATAAGTCTGGAACGGCTGATTTATCACGATAATTTGCTAACGCAATAATCGCATTTCGTTGAATAGGTTTTTTCCCGCGCCATGAACCCGCCATCACACCAAAACGCTCTTTAAATTCTCGATTGCTGATGGTTAACAAAGGTTTTAATAACGGTGCTACGTCTTCTGGAACAGGTTCCATTTGCTCATGAAAATGAAAATTTTTGCCTTTATTATAAGGACAAACCATTTGACAAATATCGCACCCATAAATGACATGCCCCATTTTTTTACGATACTCTAACGGCATCATACCTTTAGTCTGTGTTTGATAGGATAGACAGCGTTTCGCATTCATTCGACCATCTCCAAGTAAAGCAGTTGTTGGACACCCTACAATACAGCGGGTACAGTCTCCACAACCATTAGGAACAGGTTTATCTACTGAAAAGGAGATATTCGTAATGATCTCGCCTAAATAAACGTAAGAACCAAATTCTTCTGTAATCAAAAGCCCATTTTTCCCAATAAATCCAAGACCGGCTCTTTGAGCAACTGCGACATCGATTAATTCTCCAGTATCCACCATCGGTTTAAAAGAAACGTCTGCAGCTTCTTCTTTAATGTATGCAATCAATTGATCCATTTTTTCTCTTAAGATGTCGTGATAGTCAGTTCCCCACGAAGCTCGCGCAAATTGACCACGTCGTTCCCCCTTCACCTTTTCTGGCGCTTCCGCCATTTTAGTTGGGTAGGCTAATGCAATTGAAATAATTGAACGTGGTTCTTCAAAAATCAATTCTGGATAAATTCGTTCTTTAATATTTGAATGTTCAAAGCCTGAATGGTGACCTTTTTCCTGTTGTTTTTCTAATTTTTCTTCCAATTCAGTAAAAGGATCGGCAGATGTAAAACCAATTTTGTCAATTCCAATCCGCTTGCTTTCAAGAATGATCTTTTCCTTTAAAGTAATTTCTAAAGCACACACTGAAATCAACTCCTTGTCCATATTCACCTGACTATTATAGCATCTTTTTTAATATTATGTAGGTTCGAACAAAAACAAAAAAAACGTATCGCTTCGGTGTCCAGCACTGCGAAACGATACGTTAGTGAAGCTCATTTTTATTCATTAACTTTTATCAAAATCTGATGGATCTCTGATAAAAACGAATGAATTTAAACAACTTAGGAATAATATAACACCACCATGGAACTGTTGCAACAAAAAAAGTCAGATTAGTACGGTTCTCATTCATTTTTGTCAAAAAAAGTTCACAATTCATTCACATTTAACTAATTTGCTTTTTTCCAACTAAAATACAGACATCTACGGTAATCATTTTTAGAGGATTTAATAACGCATACTTTGTCGCTTCCTCGCTTGCGCCCCAGCCTAATGGCGTCATCTCCATTAATGCTTGAAACTGCTCTTCATTCAGCGGGAACTCATAGCTACAACGATGTTGTTCCATTTCAGGGAAATGTTCTTGAAATTTTTCAATCACTAAATCATTTTGATACGTTTGTTTTTCTTTTTGATCTTGATAAAATAAATGACGAAGTTCAATTAAATAATTTTTTTCAGGTACTACTTTTATAACCGTTCCATTATCTTTTAAAATCCGTTTAAATTCTTGATAATTTGAAGGTGAAAAAATATTTAGAAGCGTATCATATTGATTAGTAGCAAACGGTGATTTTGCTAAATCTGCTACACACCAAAAAGCACTTGTAAAATGACTACTGGCTAATTGAATCGCATCCTTTGAAATATCAAATCCAATTTTAGTTCCTTTTAGCCCTTTTTCAGTTAAATAATCCAATTGTGAACCTTCTCCACAACCAACATCAATGGTCGTCCCTTGATAATTTGGCCCCATTAAATCAAAAATAACATCCAAAATTGGATTGAATAAACCATCTTGTGCAATTTTAAAGCGAGAAGTTAACATTTCTTTATCATATTCATTCTTTGCTTGATGTGCTAAAAAGAAAACAGTTCCTTTTTTTGATACATCGAAATGATGGTTTTGTTCACAACACAAACTATGCCCTTTTATTTCTATAAATTGAGCATGACAAACGGGACACTGAAATAATTGCATATAATCCGTTAAAAATTGAATTCCCTGATCGATTTTTTTCACTAGTAAGCCTTCTTTCTATTCTCGATACATAAATCCCCCTTTGAATGGTCTTCATGTACAACTTATCTTTGCTATCCGTCACTATCCATATATTTTCAATATTATGTAACACAAAATAGCTTCTTACGACGATTTATTATACCATAATTTTTACAATAAAAAGGAGCAAGTTACTCTAAATAAGGTATAATCATAAAAAAGAGCTTTTTTTACCGAAAGGAATGATTCCATGACATCCATTAGAGATATCGCAAGATTGTCTGGCTATTCTGTCAGTATGGTGTCTCGTGTTTTGAACCATCACCCTTATGTGAATGAGGAAAAACGAGCATCTATTCAAAAAATCATTGATGACTTAGATTATACTTCGAATCAAAATGCTGTCAATCTCAGTATTGGAAAAACAAAATTAATTGGTGTTATTTCCCCTTATACAAACCACGCTTGCTTTGATAAAATTATTAAAGGTGTTCTTTCAGAAGCTTTTAAATTAAATTATAATATTTTACTGCTTCCAACTAATTACGACCCTCAAAAAGAGAAAAAACATATGGAACTTTTAAAACAAAAACGAATTGATGGACTAATTATTACTTCAAGAGCCAATTCTTGGGAAACTATCAAAACATACACTACTTATGGCCCTGTTACTGTATGCGAAGAAACAAATCATCCTGAAGTATCCGCAGCATTTAGCAATCGAAAAGCTTCATATGAAGCCGTGTTTAGTTACTTAAAACAGCTTGGACATTCTAAAGTAGCCTTCACCTCTGTTCGAGAAAAATCAATCAGTAACAGTACCCAACAGTTAGTCAATGCCTACCAAACTATTTTTCAAATGTCAGCAGAGTCACATTACCTGATAAATTGTTACACCTATGAAGATGGTCTCAGAGTTGGTAAAATTTTACTTGAGCAAAAAGAACGTCCAACTGCAATTTATGCAAATGGAGATGAGGTAGCTGCAGGAATTTACTCAATTGCCGTGAAAAAAGGTTTAAAAATACCAGATGATTTGCTACTAGTCGGTGAAGAAGTTCTTCCAATCGGAAAAGCACTTCACTTTCCATCAATGAATCATCAATTAGAAGAACTTGGTAAAGTTGCATTGCAATTAGTATTAAATCCTACTATAAAAAAGCAACTCATTCCTCATTTTTTAAAATTGCCGGATGAAACATGATTAAAGTAGCTTTTATTTTACTTTTTTCGCAATTAGCGATACCATTAGATTGTAAGAAGTTTAACAAATAAGAGGAGGAATAAATAATGAACAGTCTTTACCCAAAAACTCAAACAAATTTAAATCAATTGGTAGCTGACATTAGCCAACTCACTTTAATCGTGCATCAAACACATTGGTATATGCGTGGAAAAACTTTTTTTACTATGCATCCTAAAATGGACGAATTGATGGCTGATTTAGACGATCAGTTAGATCAAATTGCAGAACGCTTAATTGCTATTGGTGGTGAACCCTTATCTACTTTTGGTGAGTTCTTAGAAACAACAAAATTAGAAGAAAAAAAAGGAAAATTCGGTATCCCAATGGAAAACTTAATTCAACATTTAGTTGAAGATTACCGTTATTTAAAAGATGTCTTCCAAGAGGGCATTGACATAAGTGGCAAAGAAGATGACTATTCCACTCAAGATATGCTTATTGGCATGAAAACGGATATTGAAAAAACAATCTGGATGTTACAAGCTTTTCTAGATAAGTCTCCTTTAGCAGAATAAACCAAAAAGCTACGATTTAAAATCGTAGCTTTTTTTTACTGTCCTTTAAATAAACTTAAAATTTCACTTCGCATTTTTTGATGATCCACAATAGGT
This window encodes:
- a CDS encoding Dps family protein produces the protein MNSLYPKTQTNLNQLVADISQLTLIVHQTHWYMRGKTFFTMHPKMDELMADLDDQLDQIAERLIAIGGEPLSTFGEFLETTKLEEKKGKFGIPMENLIQHLVEDYRYLKDVFQEGIDISGKEDDYSTQDMLIGMKTDIEKTIWMLQAFLDKSPLAE